The following are encoded together in the Flavobacterium sp. TR2 genome:
- a CDS encoding NAD(P)H-binding protein, with product MKALVIGGTGATGKELVDLLLENNDYTAVSIFVRRPTGKSHPKLTEHIVDFSDVNPFQNLIEGDVFFSCIGTTLKDAGSKEKQWTIDYDIPAQFAAAAKENNVKSLVLVSSYGASAKSSVYYSMMKGKLEDYLEGLHFAQYIIFRPGPLIRENTDRLGEKISVKVIKFFNAIGLFKNLKPITTAFLAEKLAKAPKTLPEGLTILELNQILKL from the coding sequence ATGAAAGCATTAGTAATTGGAGGTACAGGCGCAACAGGAAAAGAGCTGGTTGATCTGCTTTTAGAAAACAATGATTATACAGCCGTTTCAATTTTTGTGAGACGTCCGACAGGGAAATCGCATCCAAAACTCACGGAACATATAGTTGATTTTTCAGACGTTAATCCGTTTCAGAATTTAATTGAAGGCGATGTGTTTTTTTCTTGTATTGGAACGACTTTAAAAGATGCCGGTTCAAAAGAAAAACAATGGACAATCGATTATGATATTCCTGCCCAATTTGCAGCTGCCGCAAAAGAGAACAACGTAAAATCGTTGGTTTTGGTTTCTTCTTACGGGGCTTCGGCAAAAAGCAGCGTCTATTATTCGATGATGAAAGGAAAGCTAGAAGACTATCTAGAAGGACTCCATTTTGCGCAATACATCATTTTTAGGCCAGGGCCTTTAATTCGAGAAAATACGGATCGTTTGGGCGAAAAGATTTCAGTAAAAGTCATAAAATTCTTCAATGCAATCGGACTTTTTAAAAATCTGAAGCCCATAACAACAGCTTTTTTAGCCGAGAAATTAGCCAAAGCTCCAAAAACACTTCCAGAAGGGTTGACAATACTTGAATTAAACCAAATTCTTAAGCTGTAA
- a CDS encoding GAF domain-containing hybrid sensor histidine kinase/response regulator has translation MNQDFPIPDNELQRLAALKRYNILDTLPDDAFDDATKLVSYICGVPIAHISFIDENRQWFKSEIGIGVSEVPREITFCQYTILDTKMVEINDTFLNERFKDDPNVTGGFNIRFYAGVPLTTPDGYNIGTICAIDHVVKELNENQRNALSIVAKHVIAQLELGTKNSQLYAQRKIAERAVLARDSFLANMSHEIRTPLNAIVGFTDLLVQTKLDETQHDYIESVQIAGERLLLIVNDILDLSKIESGNLTIESNPFNLKKTLKHIYNLLKVKVKSDVDFNLFLDAEMPDMVVGDQGRLSQILVNLIGNALKFTTEGEVTVSVKKIEETEDRYTLKFSVKDTGIGIAKDKLETIFERFTQGEESTTRTFGGTGLGLNIVKQLVELQKGEVHVKSTLNRGSEFYVIISYEKTNFEETAVKTISKNDLGNLKILLCEDNVLNQKLAKSVINNFGFDLDIANNGEEGIELLSKNEYDLVLMDLQMPVKDGYQTTEYIRNEMNSNIPIIAMTAHSLVGEQERCYKSGMDAYVPKPFKQAVLLKAIKTVMTPDRDTHHKRIIDMSFLDEMSGGDSEFKKDMVNLFVEKIPNQVAQLEEAFKNTDYDSVKKLAHNMKSSMDIFMLQDLSNCLSIIEEEASFGKFTAETLDKVNIFSCGIEEVVKILKEL, from the coding sequence ATGAATCAAGATTTCCCTATTCCCGACAACGAGTTACAGCGTTTAGCCGCCTTAAAGCGCTATAATATACTTGACACACTTCCAGATGATGCTTTTGACGATGCCACAAAGCTAGTTTCGTATATCTGCGGTGTTCCTATTGCCCATATTTCTTTTATTGATGAAAACAGGCAATGGTTCAAGTCTGAAATCGGAATAGGAGTTTCTGAAGTGCCTCGTGAAATCACTTTTTGCCAGTATACCATATTGGATACGAAAATGGTTGAAATAAACGACACTTTTTTGAACGAACGCTTTAAGGATGATCCGAATGTTACAGGAGGTTTTAACATAAGATTTTATGCAGGCGTGCCTCTTACAACACCAGACGGCTATAATATTGGGACGATTTGCGCAATTGACCATGTTGTAAAAGAACTGAATGAAAACCAGCGCAATGCCCTTTCTATCGTGGCAAAACACGTTATTGCACAGTTAGAGTTGGGAACAAAAAACAGCCAATTGTATGCCCAGAGAAAAATTGCTGAGCGCGCGGTTTTGGCGCGAGACAGCTTTTTGGCGAATATGAGCCACGAGATTAGAACACCTTTAAATGCTATTGTTGGTTTTACAGATTTGCTTGTCCAAACTAAGTTAGACGAAACTCAGCATGATTATATCGAAAGCGTTCAAATTGCCGGAGAAAGATTGCTTTTGATAGTAAATGATATTTTAGACCTTTCTAAAATTGAGTCGGGTAATTTAACGATCGAGTCAAATCCATTCAATTTAAAGAAAACGCTTAAGCATATTTATAATCTGCTAAAGGTGAAAGTAAAAAGCGATGTCGATTTTAATCTCTTTCTGGATGCTGAAATGCCAGATATGGTTGTAGGCGATCAGGGGCGATTAAGCCAGATTTTGGTAAATCTTATTGGTAATGCGCTTAAATTTACAACTGAAGGAGAAGTTACGGTTTCAGTAAAAAAAATAGAGGAAACAGAAGATCGCTATACGCTTAAATTTTCGGTAAAAGATACTGGAATCGGAATCGCAAAAGATAAACTGGAAACCATTTTTGAACGATTTACTCAAGGAGAAGAAAGCACCACGCGAACATTTGGCGGGACAGGGCTTGGACTTAACATCGTAAAACAGCTGGTTGAACTGCAGAAAGGAGAAGTTCATGTAAAAAGCACTTTAAACCGCGGTTCTGAGTTTTACGTAATTATCTCGTATGAAAAAACAAATTTTGAAGAAACTGCAGTAAAAACCATTTCTAAAAATGATTTAGGAAATCTTAAAATATTGCTTTGCGAGGACAATGTCTTAAACCAAAAGCTAGCAAAAAGCGTAATTAATAATTTTGGCTTTGATCTGGATATTGCCAATAATGGAGAAGAAGGGATTGAACTTTTATCGAAAAACGAATATGATTTGGTTTTAATGGACTTGCAGATGCCAGTTAAAGACGGATACCAAACCACAGAATACATTCGAAATGAAATGAATTCCAATATTCCGATTATCGCCATGACGGCGCATTCTCTGGTAGGAGAGCAGGAGCGCTGCTATAAATCGGGTATGGATGCCTATGTGCCGAAGCCTTTTAAACAAGCCGTTCTTCTAAAAGCCATAAAAACAGTAATGACTCCAGATAGAGACACACATCATAAAAGAATTATTGATATGTCTTTCCTAGACGAAATGTCTGGCGGCGATTCTGAATTTAAGAAGGATATGGTAAATCTTTTTGTTGAAAAAATTCCGAATCAAGTGGCACAATTGGAAGAAGCATTTAAAAATACCGATTATGACAGCGTAAAGAAACTGGCGCATAATATGAAATCAAGCATGGACATTTTTATGCTGCAGGATTTGAGCAATTGTCTGTCGATTATTGAAGAAGAAGCGTCATTTGGCAAATTTACTGCCGAAACATTAGATAAAGTAAATATTTTTAGCTGCGGAATAGAGGAAGTCGTTAAAATTTTAAAAGAGCTATGA
- a CDS encoding response regulator transcription factor, which translates to MRIIVAEDNDILRKSLSFFLESKGFTVDQFSDGKEALEAIEKENYDLILTDINMPGISGMEITQHVRENLKSDIPVIILTSSGVEQTELDSFDIGANEFIAKPVSPAVLLVRINKLLKTRI; encoded by the coding sequence ATGAGAATTATTGTAGCCGAAGATAATGATATCCTACGCAAATCGTTGTCTTTTTTCTTAGAGTCTAAAGGGTTTACGGTTGACCAGTTTTCTGATGGAAAAGAAGCTCTAGAAGCGATCGAAAAAGAAAACTATGATTTAATACTGACCGATATAAATATGCCAGGAATCAGCGGAATGGAAATTACCCAGCACGTTAGAGAGAACCTAAAATCTGATATCCCTGTCATTATATTGACTTCTTCTGGGGTTGAGCAAACTGAGCTTGATTCTTTTGATATTGGGGCTAACGAATTTATTGCCAAGCCTGTAAGTCCAGCCGTACTTTTAGTTAGGATTAATAAATTGCTAAAAACCCGAATCTGA
- a CDS encoding tetratricopeptide repeat protein has translation MKYIYNCILLLFISSIAIGQEINVEETLANARQEAEKGNYDKALSLIEPLRTKYPENEDVQTFAGRIYSWKKDYKTAVKVLSPIADRNNPNPEALQALINVYFWTEDYEKCISYCDKYLAIDPKSVEVLKIKATCLEKLNRDQEALDLIEKSAYIDNSTQAFRGIRTLIGRKAKNAVSASYLNISTSDPGQPPFHYGYVEYSHKFSKSAIVGRANIGNIGSETQMMFETDFYQTFSNKSYLYANAGVSTGETIFPVAKAGLEYYFAPQKKFDFSLGARFMHFDADDITLLTGQVAYNAGIYSFAYRPYYDVSNELFSHVLSVQRVNEEKERLIRLELQYGNVPYLYLYNSFTQPLKAYRAGIQYQHRFGDSFFVRPIFLYEYEEYTPGEYRNKFNVQLIVTKRF, from the coding sequence ATGAAGTATATTTATAATTGCATTCTACTGCTTTTTATTTCTTCAATTGCTATTGGCCAAGAAATCAATGTAGAGGAGACTTTAGCAAATGCAAGACAGGAAGCAGAAAAAGGAAATTATGATAAAGCCTTGTCTCTTATTGAGCCTCTACGCACGAAATATCCAGAAAACGAGGACGTACAGACTTTTGCAGGAAGAATTTACAGCTGGAAAAAAGACTATAAAACAGCGGTGAAAGTTTTATCTCCAATAGCTGATCGAAACAATCCGAATCCAGAAGCGTTGCAGGCGCTTATAAACGTTTATTTCTGGACAGAAGATTATGAAAAGTGTATTTCCTATTGTGATAAATATCTCGCTATAGATCCAAAATCGGTTGAGGTTTTGAAAATTAAGGCAACCTGTCTGGAAAAACTCAATCGCGATCAAGAAGCATTAGATCTAATAGAAAAATCGGCTTATATCGATAATAGCACTCAAGCTTTTAGAGGGATCCGAACCCTTATCGGGCGTAAAGCAAAAAATGCAGTTTCGGCTTCTTACCTAAACATTTCAACATCAGATCCAGGGCAGCCGCCATTTCATTACGGATATGTAGAGTATTCGCATAAATTCAGCAAATCGGCAATCGTCGGAAGAGCGAATATCGGAAACATAGGAAGCGAAACTCAAATGATGTTCGAAACCGATTTTTATCAGACCTTTTCAAACAAAAGCTATTTGTATGCAAATGCTGGGGTATCTACGGGAGAAACCATATTTCCTGTTGCCAAAGCAGGTTTAGAATATTATTTTGCTCCGCAAAAAAAGTTTGATTTTTCGCTAGGCGCAAGATTTATGCATTTTGATGCAGACGATATTACGCTGCTGACAGGGCAAGTGGCATACAATGCAGGAATTTACAGTTTTGCTTACAGACCTTATTATGATGTTTCGAACGAACTTTTTTCTCATGTTTTAAGCGTTCAGCGTGTAAATGAAGAAAAAGAACGTCTCATAAGATTGGAGCTGCAATACGGAAATGTTCCTTATTTGTATCTCTACAATAGTTTTACACAGCCTTTAAAAGCATATCGTGCCGGAATTCAGTATCAGCATCGTTTTGGAGACTCCTTTTTTGTTCGCCCTATTTTCCTTTACGAATACGAAGAATATACCCCAGGAGAATATAGAAATAAGTTTAATGTACAGTTAATTGTAACCAAACGTTTTTAA
- a CDS encoding glycosyltransferase family 2 protein, which produces MTFFTTEITWFLDAYILVILGYAILIMSSYLILAYLSTKELRNYLKRNSFVDYDVLLTSEFAPKLSLIAPSYNEGLTIEENVKSLLSLNYNNYQVIVVNDGSKDNSMEILTKTYDLVLTDLDIHPKIGTKKVKGIYTSRNAAFKKLIVVDKENGGKADALNVGLNIAQNPYVVCIDVDCILDKDSLLKLAKPFLESHGKRIIATGGVVRIANQCVIKNGRLVEVHVPDIMLSRIQVLEYLRAFLLGRMAWGKLDGLLLISGAFGAFDKEIALLSGGYSTKTVGEDMELIVRMRRYMLDNNLPYSVSYIPDPLCWTETPEDFKIFKKQRSRWMRGTIETLSIHRRMFLNPKYKLLGMLSVPYWTLFEFLAPAIEFIGLAITAVFIIFGLLNWHFFFLLLLFVYSFAVFFSVIALYSEEKTYHKYPKQADFFKLLMAAFIEPFYFHPLTVYAALIGYKEKIMGTKGWGEMTRKGFTKKE; this is translated from the coding sequence ATGACTTTTTTTACTACTGAAATAACATGGTTTTTGGATGCATACATTCTCGTGATTCTTGGTTATGCCATATTAATCATGTCTTCTTATCTGATTTTGGCTTACCTTTCTACAAAAGAACTCAGGAATTATCTCAAAAGAAACAGTTTTGTAGATTACGATGTTTTATTGACCAGCGAATTTGCGCCAAAACTTTCGCTGATTGCACCCTCATATAACGAAGGGCTTACAATAGAAGAAAATGTAAAATCGTTGCTTTCGCTGAATTACAATAATTATCAGGTTATTGTCGTAAATGATGGGAGCAAGGATAATTCGATGGAAATCCTGACCAAAACGTACGATCTTGTTTTAACAGATTTAGATATTCATCCAAAAATCGGAACTAAAAAAGTTAAAGGAATTTACACTTCAAGAAATGCCGCTTTCAAAAAACTGATTGTCGTTGACAAAGAAAACGGAGGCAAAGCAGATGCCTTAAATGTCGGGCTCAACATTGCGCAAAATCCTTATGTGGTTTGTATTGATGTAGATTGCATTCTTGATAAAGATTCGCTTTTAAAGTTGGCAAAACCCTTTTTGGAGTCTCATGGCAAACGCATTATTGCAACTGGAGGCGTGGTGCGAATTGCGAATCAATGTGTGATTAAAAACGGACGTTTGGTCGAGGTTCATGTGCCAGATATTATGCTGTCAAGAATTCAGGTTTTAGAATACCTTAGAGCTTTTCTTTTGGGAAGAATGGCTTGGGGAAAACTGGACGGATTATTATTGATAAGCGGTGCTTTTGGAGCTTTTGATAAAGAAATTGCCCTGCTTTCTGGCGGTTACAGCACCAAAACAGTTGGTGAAGATATGGAGCTTATAGTGAGAATGCGCCGTTATATGCTGGATAATAATCTGCCTTATTCGGTGAGCTATATTCCAGATCCCCTTTGTTGGACCGAAACTCCTGAAGATTTTAAGATATTCAAAAAACAGCGCTCCCGCTGGATGAGAGGAACAATTGAAACATTAAGCATACACCGCAGAATGTTTCTTAATCCGAAATATAAGCTGTTGGGAATGTTGAGCGTGCCGTATTGGACTTTGTTTGAATTTTTAGCTCCAGCAATAGAATTTATCGGTTTGGCCATAACCGCTGTATTTATAATATTCGGTTTGCTTAACTGGCATTTTTTCTTTTTGCTGCTGCTTTTCGTATATTCGTTCGCAGTTTTCTTTTCGGTTATAGCTTTGTACAGCGAAGAGAAAACCTATCATAAATACCCTAAACAAGCAGATTTTTTCAAACTTTTAATGGCCGCTTTTATAGAACCGTTTTATTTTCATCCGCTTACTGTATACGCTGCTTTGATTGGCTATAAAGAAAAAATTATGGGAACTAAAGGTTGGGGCGAAATGACTAGAAAAGGATTTACTAAGAAAGAGTAA
- a CDS encoding response regulator codes for MTKKILIVDDHLVVRNGVAMILERQFEDVAISNAENFFEAVTLLKNLPFDLVILDINIPGGKNTDMITEIRAIQPDVKILVFSAHEEEQYAIKYLSCGANGYVDKLCSEEKIMFAITSILESGTYVSPELVSKLVGNQSNKRKTNPLEGLSKRELQITDLLVQGNGNLEISNILNIHVSTVSTYKARVFEKLKVNNLVELINLYKTFQS; via the coding sequence ATGACAAAGAAAATTTTAATAGTTGATGATCATTTGGTTGTGAGAAATGGAGTGGCAATGATCTTGGAAAGGCAATTTGAAGATGTTGCCATTTCGAATGCCGAAAATTTCTTTGAAGCAGTAACGCTTTTGAAAAACCTTCCTTTTGATTTGGTTATTTTGGACATCAATATTCCGGGCGGAAAAAATACCGATATGATTACCGAAATACGAGCCATTCAGCCCGATGTAAAAATATTGGTTTTCTCAGCGCATGAAGAAGAACAGTATGCTATAAAATATCTGTCCTGCGGCGCCAATGGCTATGTAGACAAATTGTGCAGTGAAGAAAAAATCATGTTTGCCATTACTTCAATTTTGGAATCGGGAACTTATGTTTCTCCAGAATTGGTCAGTAAATTAGTAGGCAATCAGTCCAATAAAAGAAAAACAAATCCGTTGGAAGGGCTATCAAAAAGAGAACTTCAGATTACAGATTTGCTGGTGCAGGGAAACGGCAATTTAGAAATTTCAAATATTCTGAATATTCATGTGTCGACTGTGAGCACTTATAAAGCAAGGGTTTTTGAAAAATTAAAAGTCAATAATCTAGTGGAGCTCATTAATTTGTACAAAACTTTTCAAAGCTAA
- a CDS encoding sensor histidine kinase, translating into MTTKMVCQENYRARWYTADNNELQQNSVKAIVQDKHHFIWMTTENGIVRYDGNNFLAFNSSNTSLEHTRFTDIFGNIEKDSLTSFNESKKELVLIKNTKVHILKKNAPTYNLIRNGRRYFFHDGLPSNNTVDKHEPYYIKLTNGNIFFIDNETVELYDSKIKIISKTAFQNDNIFNFFTINNTLFYLTDTGNYYCFSKNGKTSGKLNALLLKGNHKLYWNITTGQVFLSVKNKIYQLKNQNSQLTAQLIVEYKDFETSNIIAVYFDSENQKLYLGSGTNGLCIISFPAFKSITNNSGRAEVYYAAQALNDSTVITSEGLIINSKKVIDSISFPKSVFLDERLNIALDDEKNIWISRSMNVFCYLKKSGYKKHLTYRFNQNPKTIFKDNSNTIWVAVGIDEFHKPKLYAIKKGAVKLEAIFRHNINYIAQQGSTLYLGGNDGLFEYNLKSKKIHFATGTEKLSIRSIFIDSNQKMWLTTYEKGFYLYSDHVLHSFPTDEEYALNTAHCIIEDQNHFFWISTNKGLFQVSRKALLNYCRNKKTVIYYHQYNKVDGFLTSEFNGGCQPCGNLLKNNEIVFPSMNGMVFFNPYKVSPLLPGKELFIDKVLLDQKTLLPKDTIFLENNFQRVSFLVSYPYYGNPKNLTIEAKMDKIGSDRWERLKADKSISFTTLPPGTYTLTFRSLSGFAANYAYKKVILVVPAKFYQTIWFTVLCWILAIGFVIAIWYIRLYYLKMKSIKLEEVIAKKTKKLASTVKKLEKTENNLKQEIKQHEMLVKSVSHDIKSPLKFLSSSIKHLFENSIIQDDPKLKQQLGTLQTSTSQLYEYVENLIKYSSIFIEGKKLEEESYSLYQLIEERIQIFEKIAEAENNAIINNVDRDFCVRTNKKALSIIIHNLIDNAIKNTRNGRIELLSAAEKNMLTLKIVDNGKGMSKELIDYYHNFYKNPISKNYHLGLHMIIELLILIEGNINIISDIDKGTTIEIMVEYN; encoded by the coding sequence ATGACAACCAAAATGGTCTGCCAAGAAAACTACAGAGCCAGATGGTACACTGCGGACAATAACGAACTGCAACAGAATAGCGTAAAAGCAATCGTTCAGGACAAACATCATTTTATATGGATGACAACAGAAAATGGGATTGTCCGTTATGACGGAAATAATTTTCTTGCTTTTAATTCCTCCAACACCTCTTTAGAACACACCCGTTTCACCGATATTTTTGGAAACATCGAAAAAGACAGTCTTACAAGTTTTAATGAAAGCAAAAAAGAGCTTGTCTTAATCAAAAACACCAAAGTTCATATACTCAAAAAAAATGCTCCTACTTATAATCTAATCCGAAACGGCAGACGTTATTTTTTCCATGATGGGCTTCCTTCAAACAATACGGTTGATAAACACGAACCTTATTATATTAAACTCACCAACGGAAATATCTTTTTTATAGATAATGAAACTGTAGAATTGTACGATTCTAAAATAAAAATCATTTCTAAAACCGCATTCCAAAATGATAATATTTTCAACTTTTTTACGATAAACAATACTCTTTTCTATCTCACCGATACTGGCAATTATTATTGTTTCTCTAAAAATGGCAAGACTTCTGGAAAACTAAATGCGCTATTGTTAAAAGGCAATCACAAATTATATTGGAATATTACAACAGGACAGGTCTTTCTTTCCGTAAAAAATAAAATATATCAGTTAAAAAATCAGAATAGCCAATTAACAGCGCAGCTAATCGTAGAGTATAAGGATTTTGAAACAAGCAATATCATTGCCGTTTATTTCGATTCAGAAAATCAAAAACTGTATTTAGGGAGCGGCACCAACGGTTTGTGCATTATTTCTTTTCCTGCTTTTAAATCGATCACAAACAACAGCGGGAGAGCTGAAGTGTACTATGCTGCGCAAGCTCTCAACGACAGCACTGTTATCACTTCTGAAGGGTTAATCATTAACAGCAAAAAAGTTATAGACAGTATTTCATTTCCTAAAAGTGTTTTTCTGGATGAGCGTCTGAATATCGCGCTCGATGATGAAAAAAACATCTGGATCAGCCGATCGATGAATGTATTTTGCTACTTAAAAAAATCGGGATACAAAAAACATCTCACCTATCGCTTTAATCAAAATCCGAAAACAATATTCAAGGATAATAGCAATACCATCTGGGTTGCTGTGGGTATTGATGAATTTCATAAACCCAAACTGTATGCTATAAAAAAAGGAGCTGTAAAGCTAGAGGCTATTTTCAGGCATAACATTAATTACATAGCCCAACAAGGCAGCACTCTTTATTTGGGAGGAAATGATGGATTGTTTGAATATAATTTAAAGTCAAAAAAAATACATTTTGCCACGGGTACCGAAAAATTAAGCATTAGGAGCATTTTTATCGATAGCAATCAGAAAATGTGGCTCACGACATACGAGAAGGGATTTTACTTGTATTCTGACCATGTTTTACATTCTTTTCCAACAGACGAAGAGTACGCGCTAAATACCGCACATTGCATCATAGAGGATCAAAATCATTTTTTCTGGATCTCAACCAATAAAGGTCTCTTTCAGGTTTCAAGAAAAGCGCTGCTTAACTATTGCAGAAATAAAAAAACGGTTATCTACTACCACCAATACAACAAAGTCGATGGCTTTTTGACTAGCGAATTTAATGGCGGATGCCAGCCTTGCGGAAATTTGCTGAAAAATAATGAGATTGTTTTTCCTTCTATGAATGGTATGGTGTTTTTTAATCCATATAAAGTGTCTCCTCTGCTGCCAGGCAAAGAACTTTTTATAGATAAGGTTCTTTTGGATCAGAAAACACTTTTGCCGAAAGACACCATTTTTTTAGAGAATAATTTTCAAAGGGTCAGTTTTCTTGTTTCTTATCCTTATTATGGCAATCCTAAAAATCTGACAATTGAAGCCAAAATGGACAAAATTGGCAGTGATCGCTGGGAAAGGCTAAAGGCGGATAAATCGATATCTTTTACCACACTACCTCCAGGAACTTATACCCTAACTTTTAGAAGCTTGTCTGGTTTTGCTGCCAATTATGCCTACAAAAAAGTAATTCTGGTTGTGCCGGCAAAATTTTACCAGACCATTTGGTTCACCGTTCTATGCTGGATTCTCGCCATTGGTTTTGTAATTGCCATCTGGTACATTAGGCTGTATTACTTGAAAATGAAAAGCATAAAACTGGAAGAGGTAATTGCGAAAAAAACCAAAAAATTGGCTTCTACCGTTAAAAAATTGGAGAAAACCGAAAATAACTTGAAACAGGAAATTAAACAGCACGAAATGCTGGTTAAAAGTGTTAGCCATGACATCAAAAGTCCTTTAAAGTTCTTGTCTTCTTCTATAAAACATCTTTTTGAGAATAGCATTATTCAAGACGATCCAAAGCTCAAACAGCAATTGGGAACTTTGCAAACCTCAACTTCTCAATTGTATGAATATGTCGAAAATCTTATCAAATATTCGTCTATTTTTATTGAAGGCAAAAAACTAGAAGAAGAAAGTTATTCTTTATACCAATTAATCGAGGAAAGAATTCAGATTTTTGAAAAGATTGCCGAAGCAGAAAATAATGCCATTATCAACAATGTAGACAGAGATTTCTGCGTTAGAACAAACAAAAAAGCGCTCTCAATCATTATTCACAACTTAATTGATAATGCCATTAAAAATACTAGAAACGGAAGAATCGAACTGTTGTCTGCTGCTGAAAAAAATATGCTTACCTTGAAAATTGTAGATAATGGGAAAGGCATGAGCAAAGAGCTTATTGACTATTACCATAATTTTTATAAAAATCCGATTTCAAAAAATTACCACCTCGGACTTCATATGATTATTGAACTTCTTATTCTTATTGAAGGAAACATCAACATTATAAGCGACATCGATAAAGGAACAACAATCGAGATAATGGTTGAATACAATTAG
- a CDS encoding NAD(P)-binding domain-containing protein: MRIGVIGLCSFTMDFMNRSIKAGHQVLLSSTRENRQFKDLAQKMGENVKLVSRNEAVAADILLLFIPREDVELFLTDLPNMNEKILIHASNPIFSLECLRPNSKASCEIIASLLPEAHIIKVLNIVNPSVLSLLNQRHTGNEIFFAGKDKHAKDKAKTFFKSLNLAGVDFEDFSLPPIPAHLMN, from the coding sequence ATGAGGATAGGAGTAATTGGGTTATGTAGTTTTACAATGGATTTTATGAATCGTTCAATAAAGGCTGGACATCAGGTACTGTTAAGTTCTACCCGCGAGAATCGGCAGTTTAAAGATCTGGCTCAGAAAATGGGGGAGAATGTGAAATTGGTAAGCAGAAACGAAGCTGTAGCCGCTGACATACTGCTTTTATTTATTCCTCGCGAAGATGTCGAACTATTTTTAACCGATTTGCCCAATATGAACGAAAAAATATTGATCCATGCGAGCAATCCTATTTTCAGTTTAGAATGCCTGAGGCCAAATTCAAAAGCATCGTGCGAAATAATTGCTTCGCTTTTGCCAGAAGCTCATATAATAAAGGTGCTTAATATTGTGAATCCGAGTGTGCTTTCGCTCTTAAATCAAAGACATACAGGAAATGAAATATTTTTTGCAGGAAAAGATAAGCACGCAAAAGATAAGGCAAAAACTTTTTTTAAAAGCCTAAACCTTGCTGGGGTAGATTTCGAAGATTTCTCTTTACCTCCAATACCAGCCCATTTGATGAACTAG